A stretch of the Prochlorococcus marinus str. MIT 0918 genome encodes the following:
- a CDS encoding phosphotransferase enzyme family protein, with protein sequence MTKENLQNIRKIASTFFTNNHILDIKAINSGNINNTFLVSTDSISINKKFILQSINSDVFKNPKDIIDNYSKLEDNILTNLDQVLLRYPRKWFFPKLIKNIVDKTNYKLIDDVYWRSFEYIDFTKTIETITSDSQAYYLLEGLAIFHLLTIKANPDNYITTISNFHNTPKYLSQLYSVVTSLRQNEIHNHKILKEIDLVLKFVSLNKNEAFSLINSSSRKSLSFRLIHGDPKVSNFLFDFSTNKVVSLIDLDTFQMGYLLFDLADCLRSCCNPLGEEPEDISIVHFDLNYYQSALNGYFSIYKDKLTKADIFYLPYSIRTITYELGIRFLTDYLCGNTYFNSNYPTQNLYKAKVQFALLKSIHAQWNKVIKITNSLSM encoded by the coding sequence TTGACTAAAGAAAATTTACAAAATATAAGAAAGATAGCTTCTACTTTTTTTACAAACAATCACATATTAGATATAAAAGCTATTAATTCTGGAAATATTAATAATACTTTCTTAGTTTCAACTGACTCAATCTCTATTAATAAAAAATTTATACTTCAGTCAATAAACTCAGATGTTTTTAAAAACCCTAAAGATATTATAGATAACTATTCTAAATTAGAGGATAATATTTTGACTAATCTAGATCAAGTATTATTAAGATATCCTAGAAAATGGTTTTTCCCTAAGTTAATAAAAAATATTGTAGATAAAACTAATTATAAGCTAATTGATGATGTTTATTGGAGATCATTTGAGTATATAGACTTTACAAAGACTATTGAAACTATTACTTCTGATTCTCAAGCATATTATCTCTTAGAAGGCCTTGCAATTTTTCATCTCTTAACAATTAAAGCAAATCCAGATAATTATATAACTACAATTAGTAATTTCCATAACACACCCAAATATCTTTCACAACTTTACTCTGTTGTTACATCTTTACGTCAGAATGAAATACATAATCATAAGATATTAAAAGAGATTGATTTAGTTTTAAAGTTTGTATCTTTAAATAAGAATGAAGCTTTTTCTCTTATTAATTCTTCTTCAAGAAAATCTTTATCCTTCAGACTGATACATGGAGATCCTAAAGTTAGCAATTTTTTGTTTGATTTTTCAACAAATAAGGTTGTCTCTCTAATAGACCTTGATACTTTTCAAATGGGATACCTTCTTTTTGATTTAGCTGATTGTTTAAGGTCATGCTGTAACCCTTTAGGGGAAGAACCTGAAGACATATCAATTGTACATTTTGATTTAAACTATTATCAGTCAGCTCTTAATGGTTATTTCTCTATATATAAGGATAAATTGACTAAAGCAGATATTTTTTATCTACCTTATAGTATTCGAACTATTACATATGAATTAGGAATTAGATTTTTGACTGATTATCTTTGTGGGAATACTTATTTTAATTCAAATTATCCTACACAAAATCTTTACAAAGCTAAAGTACAGTTTGCATTATTGAAGAGTATTCATGCT
- the arsS gene encoding arsenosugar biosynthesis radical SAM (seleno)protein ArsS (Some members of this family are selenoproteins.): MSFPSIKRNALETLQVNLGYKCNQACIHCHVDASPFREEMMNEHNIKLIPKIINQYLIKTLDLTGGAPEMHPLFKSLITEVSKLGIEIIDRCNLTILKEKGYEDMAKFLAHNKVRIIASLPCYLEENVDAQRGKSVFQKSIESLKLLNSLGYAKKDKGLKLDLVYNPTGANLPPPQKQLEDTYKYELKKRYDIDFNNLLVLANMPIKRFSNFLKKEGKLEEYKLLLRNNHNDANLNSVMCKNTISVDWEGKLFDCDFNQQLSISSKIKPNTLEGLSKDAINIRGIEISVDNHCFGCTAGNGSSCGGALT; the protein is encoded by the coding sequence ATGTCTTTCCCAAGCATAAAGAGGAATGCACTTGAAACACTACAAGTCAACCTAGGTTACAAATGCAACCAAGCATGTATACATTGTCATGTTGATGCAAGTCCTTTTAGGGAGGAAATGATGAATGAGCATAATATTAAATTAATACCTAAGATTATTAATCAATATCTAATTAAGACCCTTGATCTAACTGGTGGTGCTCCTGAAATGCATCCTCTTTTTAAATCATTAATAACTGAGGTAAGTAAATTAGGAATAGAAATCATTGATAGATGTAATTTAACAATCCTAAAAGAAAAGGGTTATGAAGACATGGCTAAATTTCTAGCACATAATAAAGTCAGGATCATTGCATCATTACCTTGCTATTTAGAAGAGAATGTAGATGCTCAGAGAGGTAAAAGTGTTTTTCAAAAGAGCATTGAATCTTTAAAGTTATTAAATAGTCTTGGTTATGCTAAAAAAGATAAAGGCCTTAAATTAGATCTAGTATATAATCCTACTGGAGCCAATCTACCTCCTCCTCAAAAGCAACTAGAAGATACATATAAATATGAATTAAAGAAAAGGTATGATATAGATTTTAATAATCTATTAGTTTTAGCAAATATGCCAATTAAAAGGTTCTCAAACTTCTTAAAAAAAGAAGGTAAACTTGAGGAATATAAATTACTACTTAGAAATAATCATAATGATGCAAATCTAAATTCTGTAATGTGCAAGAATACAATCAGCGTAGATTGGGAAGGAAAATTATTTGATTGTGATTTCAACCAACAACTATCTATAAGTAGTAAGATAAAGCCAAATACACTTGAAGGTTTATCCAAAGATGCAATAAACATCAGAGGCATAGAAATATCTGTTGATAATCACTGCTTTGGATGTACAGCTGGTAATGGATCTAGTTGCGGAGGAGCTTTAACTTAG
- a CDS encoding Fur family transcriptional regulator has protein sequence MALGAGYSSKSSPLETGLHKNGRRLTPQRTKVLDLFQAIGCGNHLSAEEVHAHLIQSKARVSLATIYRTLRLLVKIGFLHELELSEGCHRFELLSKDHPDHHHLVCINCGRTEEFESDQVVVAGRKAAENQGFKLIESTLNVRAICPNCL, from the coding sequence ATGGCTTTAGGTGCTGGTTATTCTTCTAAATCTTCTCCTTTAGAGACTGGTCTTCATAAAAACGGAAGACGTTTAACTCCTCAAAGGACAAAAGTGCTTGACTTGTTTCAGGCTATTGGTTGTGGAAACCATCTCAGTGCAGAAGAAGTTCATGCGCATTTAATTCAATCAAAAGCAAGAGTTTCTTTAGCAACAATATATAGAACACTTAGATTATTAGTAAAGATCGGATTTTTGCATGAATTGGAATTGAGTGAAGGTTGTCATCGCTTTGAACTCTTAAGTAAAGATCATCCCGATCATCATCATTTAGTATGTATTAACTGTGGCAGAACAGAAGAGTTTGAGAGTGATCAAGTTGTGGTTGCTGGCAGGAAAGCTGCTGAAAATCAAGGTTTTAAATTAATCGAATCAACATTAAATGTTCGAGCAATCTGTCCTAATTGTCTTTGA
- the stpA gene encoding glucosylglycerol 3-phosphatase, translating to MLIKEESDISFKKISTKKNILIIQDIDGVCIPLVKDPLLRKIDPNYIESIAKLDDEFAVLTCGEHEGERGVNRIIERALNSNNKIKEQGLYLPGLAACGVEYQDKHGNMELLGLSIEENKFLSEAPKYMKKLLEKELVNSIPFKDKEQANYEIKKAICDTRFSPAINLNSLFNIFENDLKSKIKLQEIMLRVMSEIIEIAYTKGFTDSFYLHISPNLGIKNGNEIIKFATKEDIGTTDIQLIIKGALKECGLLVLLNKYIKNKFGYYPFGHNFSIRNAPKGIDGLISLCKKKIRPEIMPILIGVGDTITSNKDILENKWLRGGSDRGFLTLIQELGKAYKKENIIIFVDSSFGEVYRPSTKDQTLTGITDPYDILKLNVIMNNGPKEYIKWVNKFCNNRYNMRKK from the coding sequence ATGTTAATAAAAGAAGAATCAGATATTAGTTTCAAAAAAATTTCAACTAAAAAGAATATACTAATAATTCAAGATATCGATGGTGTTTGCATACCACTAGTAAAAGATCCACTTCTTAGAAAAATAGATCCAAATTATATAGAATCAATTGCTAAGCTAGATGATGAATTTGCAGTACTAACTTGTGGTGAACATGAAGGCGAAAGAGGTGTAAATAGAATAATTGAAAGAGCTTTAAATTCAAATAATAAAATTAAAGAACAAGGCCTTTATTTACCTGGCCTAGCGGCCTGTGGTGTTGAATACCAAGATAAACATGGAAATATGGAATTACTTGGTTTAAGTATCGAAGAAAATAAATTCCTTAGCGAGGCACCAAAATATATGAAGAAATTATTAGAAAAAGAATTAGTTAATAGTATTCCTTTTAAAGATAAAGAACAAGCTAATTATGAAATAAAAAAGGCAATATGTGACACACGTTTTTCTCCTGCAATTAATCTTAACTCTCTCTTTAATATTTTTGAAAATGATCTTAAAAGCAAAATAAAACTGCAAGAAATCATGCTTCGAGTAATGAGTGAGATTATAGAAATAGCTTATACAAAAGGATTTACTGATTCATTTTATCTACACATTTCACCAAATTTAGGTATAAAAAATGGAAATGAAATAATAAAGTTTGCAACTAAAGAAGATATAGGGACAACTGATATACAGCTTATAATTAAAGGCGCTTTAAAAGAATGTGGATTACTAGTTTTACTGAATAAATATATTAAAAATAAATTTGGATATTATCCATTTGGTCATAATTTTAGTATTAGAAATGCTCCTAAAGGTATTGATGGTCTTATAAGTCTATGCAAAAAAAAGATTAGGCCCGAAATAATGCCTATATTAATAGGTGTAGGCGATACTATTACATCGAATAAAGATATTTTAGAAAATAAATGGCTTAGAGGAGGAAGTGATAGAGGTTTTCTTACACTAATACAAGAGCTTGGCAAGGCATATAAAAAAGAAAACATAATTATATTTGTAGATAGTAGCTTTGGCGAAGTTTATAGACCTTCCACCAAAGACCAAACTCTTACAGGCATAACTGATCCTTATGACATACTAAAATTAAATGTAATAATGAATAATGGACCTAAGGAATATATCAAATGGGTTAATAAATTTTGTAACAACCGGTATAATATGAGGAAAAAATAA
- a CDS encoding isochorismatase family protein — protein MFSKRIRKAFQILINEKSFPINEQNTALVVIDMQEKLLNALPNDKELTWNIGKLISASEIFKLRIFITEQNPSKLGKTISNISPKGKYKKYSKMAFSCINCIDLMKDLKNAKIKNIILCGIETHICISQSALDLLYKGYNIHLIADATNSRGLYDKELAMARMQHHGVTISTTESIIFEICQSADKKVFKEISQLIKMKMKI, from the coding sequence ATGTTTAGTAAAAGGATCAGAAAAGCATTCCAAATACTAATAAATGAAAAATCATTTCCTATAAATGAACAAAATACTGCTCTTGTAGTTATAGATATGCAAGAAAAGCTTTTAAATGCTCTTCCAAACGATAAAGAATTAACATGGAATATAGGTAAATTAATATCTGCTTCTGAAATATTTAAACTAAGAATATTTATTACAGAACAAAATCCTTCTAAGCTAGGTAAAACTATAAGTAATATCTCTCCAAAAGGAAAATACAAAAAATACAGCAAGATGGCATTTTCATGCATTAACTGCATCGATCTAATGAAAGATTTAAAAAATGCAAAGATAAAGAATATAATTTTATGCGGAATAGAAACACATATTTGTATTAGTCAAAGTGCTCTAGATTTACTTTATAAAGGGTATAATATTCATTTAATTGCTGATGCAACTAATAGTCGAGGTTTATATGATAAAGAATTAGCCATGGCGAGAATGCAACACCATGGGGTGACAATATCCACAACAGAATCCATAATTTTTGAGATATGTCAATCAGCAGACAAAAAAGTATTTAAAGAGATTAGTCAGTTAATAAAAATGAAAATGAAAATATGA